A single Antechinus flavipes isolate AdamAnt ecotype Samford, QLD, Australia chromosome 5, AdamAnt_v2, whole genome shotgun sequence DNA region contains:
- the PFKFB3 gene encoding 6-phosphofructo-2-kinase/fructose-2,6-bisphosphatase 3 isoform X4: MPLELTQSRMQKIWIPIDHRPSLPRSCGPQLTNSPTVIVMVGLPARGKTYMSKKLTRYLNWIGVPTKVFNVGEYRREAVKEFSSYNFFHPDNEEAMRVRKQCALTALRDVQLYLKEEGGQIAVFDATNTTKERRDMILEFAKENDFKVFFIESVCDDPSVVASNIMEVKLSSPDYKDCGSAEAVEDFMKRINCYQATYQPLDPDNYDRNLSLIKVLDVGRRFLVNRVQDYIQSRIVYYLMNIHVQPRTIYLCRHGESEYNILGRIGGDSGLSIRGKKFSVALCKFLEEQNLKDLKVWTSQLKRTIQTAEALKLPYEQWKALNEIDAGVCEEMTYDEIKDAYPEEYALRDQDKYYYRYPTGESYQDLVQRLEPVIMELERQENVLVICHQAVMRCLLAYFLDKSADEMPYLKCPLHTVLKLTPVAYGCRVESIYLNVEAVNTHRERSEEAKRGPNPLMRRNSVTPLASPEPTKKPRINSFEEHMASTSAALPSCLPREVPTQNLNNASTQF, from the exons ATGCCCTTGGAGCTGACTCAGAGTCGGATGCAAAAGATATGGATTCCTATCGATCACCGTCCTTCGCTGCCAAGAT CCTGTGGACCTCAGCTGACCAACTCACCTACAGTGATTGTCATGGTTGGACTCCCAGCTAGGGGAAAGACTTACATGTCCAAGAAGTTGACACGCTACCTCAATTGGATTGGTGTGCCCACAAAAG TTTTCAATGTCGGCGAGTACCGCAGGGAAGCGGTGAAGGAGTTCAGTTCTTATAATTTCTTCCATCCTGACAATGAAGAGGCCATGAGAGTTCGGAA ACAATGTGCCTTAACTGCTTTGAGAGATGTCCAGTTATATTTGAAAGAAGAAGGGGGTCAGATTGCA GTTTTTGATGCTACCAATAccacaaaagagagaagagatatgaTCCTTgaatttgcaaaagaaaatgactttaag gTATTTTTCATCGAGTCTGTATGTGATGATCCTTCTGTAGTCGCCTCCAACATTATG GAAGTTAAACTCTCCAGCCCTGATTATAAAGATTGCGGCTCAGCAGAAGCCGTGGAGGACTTCATGAAAAGAATTAATTGCTATCAAGCCACCTACCAACCTCTTGACCCAGATAACTATGATAG GAATCTGTCACTGATCAAGGTGCTTGATGTTGGCCGCCGATTCCTGGTAAACAGAGTCCAAGATTATATCCAGAGCAGAATAGTTTATTACCTGATGAACATCCATGTTCAGCCCCGGACCATCTACTTATGTCGCCATGGGGAGAGCGAGTACAACATCCTAGGGAGAATTGGTGGAGACTCTGGCTTGTCCATCCGGGGGAAGAAG TTCTCCGTCGCCTTGTGCAAGTTTCTTGAGGAGCAGAATTTGAAAGACCTTAAAGTATGGACCAGTCAACTTAAAAGGACTATCCAGACAGCAGAAGCCCTCAAACTACCTTATGAACAGTGGAAGGCCCTCAATGAAATTGATGCT GGAGTCTGTGAAGAGATGACCTATGATGAGATCAAGGACGCTTATCCTGAGGAATATGCCCTTCGTGATCAGGACAAATATTATTATCGCTATCCTACTGGAGAG TCTTATCAAGACCTAGTTCAGCGCTTGGAGCCAGTGATCATGGAATTGGAGAGACAGGAAAATGTATTGGTCATCTGCCATCAAGCTGTCATGCGCTGCCTTTTGGCCTATTTTCTAGACAAGAGTGCAG ATGAAATGCCATATTTGAAATGTCCCCTCCACACAGTGTTGAAATTGACACCTGTGGCCTATG GTTGCCGTGTGGAGTCCATTTATTTGAATGTGGAAGCAGTAAACACACACCGGGAAAGGTCCGAG GAAGCAAAGAGGGGACCTAACCCGCTCATGAGACGCAATAGTGTTACCCCACTAGCCAGCCCTGAGCCTACCAAAAAGCCTCGAATCAACAGCTTTGAGGAGCATATGGCTTCCACTTCTGCTGCCCTGCCCAGCTGCCTGCCCCGGGAGGTGCCCACGCAA AACCTGAATAATGCATCAACCCAATTTTGA
- the PFKFB3 gene encoding 6-phosphofructo-2-kinase/fructose-2,6-bisphosphatase 3 isoform X3, with product MPLELTQSRMQKIWIPIDHRPSLPRSCGPQLTNSPTVIVMVGLPARGKTYMSKKLTRYLNWIGVPTKVFNVGEYRREAVKEFSSYNFFHPDNEEAMRVRKQCALTALRDVQLYLKEEGGQIAVFDATNTTKERRDMILEFAKENDFKVFFIESVCDDPSVVASNIMEVKLSSPDYKDCGSAEAVEDFMKRINCYQATYQPLDPDNYDRNLSLIKVLDVGRRFLVNRVQDYIQSRIVYYLMNIHVQPRTIYLCRHGESEYNILGRIGGDSGLSIRGKKFSVALCKFLEEQNLKDLKVWTSQLKRTIQTAEALKLPYEQWKALNEIDAGVCEEMTYDEIKDAYPEEYALRDQDKYYYRYPTGESYQDLVQRLEPVIMELERQENVLVICHQAVMRCLLAYFLDKSADEMPYLKCPLHTVLKLTPVAYGCRVESIYLNVEAVNTHRERSEEAKRGPNPLMRRNSVTPLASPEPTKKPRINSFEEHMASTSAALPSCLPREVPTQPLLGKACLT from the exons ATGCCCTTGGAGCTGACTCAGAGTCGGATGCAAAAGATATGGATTCCTATCGATCACCGTCCTTCGCTGCCAAGAT CCTGTGGACCTCAGCTGACCAACTCACCTACAGTGATTGTCATGGTTGGACTCCCAGCTAGGGGAAAGACTTACATGTCCAAGAAGTTGACACGCTACCTCAATTGGATTGGTGTGCCCACAAAAG TTTTCAATGTCGGCGAGTACCGCAGGGAAGCGGTGAAGGAGTTCAGTTCTTATAATTTCTTCCATCCTGACAATGAAGAGGCCATGAGAGTTCGGAA ACAATGTGCCTTAACTGCTTTGAGAGATGTCCAGTTATATTTGAAAGAAGAAGGGGGTCAGATTGCA GTTTTTGATGCTACCAATAccacaaaagagagaagagatatgaTCCTTgaatttgcaaaagaaaatgactttaag gTATTTTTCATCGAGTCTGTATGTGATGATCCTTCTGTAGTCGCCTCCAACATTATG GAAGTTAAACTCTCCAGCCCTGATTATAAAGATTGCGGCTCAGCAGAAGCCGTGGAGGACTTCATGAAAAGAATTAATTGCTATCAAGCCACCTACCAACCTCTTGACCCAGATAACTATGATAG GAATCTGTCACTGATCAAGGTGCTTGATGTTGGCCGCCGATTCCTGGTAAACAGAGTCCAAGATTATATCCAGAGCAGAATAGTTTATTACCTGATGAACATCCATGTTCAGCCCCGGACCATCTACTTATGTCGCCATGGGGAGAGCGAGTACAACATCCTAGGGAGAATTGGTGGAGACTCTGGCTTGTCCATCCGGGGGAAGAAG TTCTCCGTCGCCTTGTGCAAGTTTCTTGAGGAGCAGAATTTGAAAGACCTTAAAGTATGGACCAGTCAACTTAAAAGGACTATCCAGACAGCAGAAGCCCTCAAACTACCTTATGAACAGTGGAAGGCCCTCAATGAAATTGATGCT GGAGTCTGTGAAGAGATGACCTATGATGAGATCAAGGACGCTTATCCTGAGGAATATGCCCTTCGTGATCAGGACAAATATTATTATCGCTATCCTACTGGAGAG TCTTATCAAGACCTAGTTCAGCGCTTGGAGCCAGTGATCATGGAATTGGAGAGACAGGAAAATGTATTGGTCATCTGCCATCAAGCTGTCATGCGCTGCCTTTTGGCCTATTTTCTAGACAAGAGTGCAG ATGAAATGCCATATTTGAAATGTCCCCTCCACACAGTGTTGAAATTGACACCTGTGGCCTATG GTTGCCGTGTGGAGTCCATTTATTTGAATGTGGAAGCAGTAAACACACACCGGGAAAGGTCCGAG GAAGCAAAGAGGGGACCTAACCCGCTCATGAGACGCAATAGTGTTACCCCACTAGCCAGCCCTGAGCCTACCAAAAAGCCTCGAATCAACAGCTTTGAGGAGCATATGGCTTCCACTTCTGCTGCCCTGCCCAGCTGCCTGCCCCGGGAGGTGCCCACGCAA CCTTTACTAGGGAAAGCCTGTTT AACCTGA